One Streptomyces sp. RPA4-2 genomic window carries:
- a CDS encoding styrene monooxygenase/indole monooxygenase family protein — protein sequence MRKILVVGAGQSGLQLALGLQSNGYEVTLMSNRTADEIRTGRVMSTQCMFHTALQHERDLQLNFWESQAPRIEGLGVSVAAPGSFDPGPSQRAIDWVGRLDGYAQSVDQRVKMAGWMETFAQRGGQLVIHGAAVSDLDYFARTYDLVLVSAGKGELVSMFGRDASRSPYAQPQRALAVAYVHGLGPRPEHPDHDAVRCNLVPGVGELFVMPTLTTSGRADILFWEGVPGGPADVFNGVKDPAEHLSLTLELMERFVPWEYARATKVELTDANATLSGRYAPTVRNPVGRLPGGGLVLGVADVVVANDPITGQGSNSASKCAAAYLGSILEHGEKEFDEAWMRSTFDRYWDTAQHVTKWTNAMLGVPPEHVLKLIGAGTQLEPVAHRFANGFDNPADFENFFYEPEKTEAYLASLAGV from the coding sequence ATGCGGAAGATACTCGTCGTCGGAGCCGGCCAGTCCGGACTCCAGCTCGCCCTCGGCCTCCAGTCGAACGGGTACGAGGTCACCCTGATGTCGAACCGGACGGCGGACGAGATCCGTACGGGCCGGGTCATGTCGACGCAGTGCATGTTCCACACGGCACTCCAGCACGAGCGCGATCTCCAGCTGAACTTCTGGGAGTCCCAGGCCCCGAGGATCGAGGGTCTCGGCGTCTCGGTCGCCGCGCCCGGCTCCTTCGACCCGGGCCCCTCGCAGCGCGCGATCGACTGGGTCGGCAGGCTCGACGGCTACGCCCAGTCGGTCGACCAGCGGGTGAAGATGGCCGGCTGGATGGAGACGTTCGCCCAGCGCGGCGGCCAGCTGGTGATACACGGCGCGGCGGTCTCCGACCTCGACTACTTCGCCCGTACGTACGACCTCGTACTGGTCTCCGCGGGCAAGGGCGAACTGGTGTCCATGTTCGGCCGGGACGCCTCCCGTTCCCCGTACGCGCAGCCGCAGCGGGCCCTCGCCGTCGCCTATGTGCACGGTCTCGGTCCGCGCCCGGAGCACCCGGACCACGACGCGGTCCGCTGCAACCTGGTCCCCGGTGTCGGCGAGCTCTTCGTCATGCCGACGCTCACCACCTCCGGCCGCGCGGACATCCTCTTCTGGGAGGGCGTGCCCGGCGGCCCGGCCGACGTCTTCAACGGCGTCAAGGACCCGGCCGAGCACCTCTCCCTGACGCTGGAGCTGATGGAGCGGTTCGTGCCGTGGGAGTACGCGCGCGCCACCAAGGTCGAACTGACCGACGCCAACGCGACGCTGTCCGGCCGTTACGCCCCCACCGTCCGCAACCCGGTCGGCCGACTCCCCGGCGGCGGCCTGGTCCTGGGCGTCGCCGACGTGGTCGTGGCGAACGACCCGATCACCGGCCAGGGCTCCAACTCCGCCTCGAAGTGCGCGGCGGCGTACCTCGGCTCGATCCTGGAGCACGGCGAGAAGGAGTTCGACGAGGCCTGGATGCGCTCCACCTTCGACCGTTACTGGGACACCGCCCAGCACGTGACGAAGTGGACGAACGCCATGCTGGGCGTCCCGCCGGAGCACGTCCTCAAGCTGATCGGCGCCGGCACCCAACTCGAGCCGGTCGCTCACCGCTTCGCCAACGGGTTCGACAACCCGGCGGACTTCGAGAACTTCTTCTATGAGCCGGAGAAGACGGAGGCGTACCTCGCCTCGCTCGCGGGGGTCTGA
- a CDS encoding multicopper oxidase family protein, with translation MHTYKRRTVLGASIVAVGSGVLAGCSGSDSGSGPQSGAGAAGNAGGGGFVPRGPGGFVNPSDPEVLAAERRRGTGPVREFRLTAAETSLDLGGRTVRSWAYGDALPGKEVRVTKGDILALTVANHLPVETTLHSHGVRMRCDMDGVPGLTQNSIKPGADFTYRFAMAHAGTYWLHSHSGMQLDRGLYAPLIVEDPREPLSYDQEWVVVLDDWVDGVGGSTPEGVLSQLRGGRGAPMDMGEGGAHSGSGHDAAGGAQSSGHDHSTGPSRILRGSHSRILRSEGGNVDYPYYLVNGRIPQAPSVFRARPGDRIRLRIINAGGDTAFRVALGGHRMTVTHTDGYPVEHKTTDALLIGMAERYDVLITAKDGMFPLVALAEGKNARALAVLRTSSGTLPQPAVHPRELDGEVVPARRLRPHESVALNDSGPDRRLRVKLTGSMRRFDWAFDHEPYSLERRHPIREGERIRLSLINATNMWHPLHLHGHTFALTGLGAVGARKDTAVVLPHRKIVVDFYADNPGLWMLHCHNQYHSESGMMTLLGYRR, from the coding sequence ATGCACACATATAAGCGGCGCACCGTGCTGGGTGCCTCGATCGTGGCCGTCGGCTCGGGAGTCCTGGCGGGCTGCTCCGGCTCCGACTCGGGGTCCGGCCCGCAGTCGGGGGCCGGAGCCGCCGGCAACGCGGGCGGCGGTGGCTTCGTACCCAGGGGACCCGGCGGCTTCGTGAACCCCTCCGATCCCGAGGTCCTCGCCGCCGAGCGCAGACGCGGCACCGGCCCCGTCCGGGAGTTCCGGCTCACCGCCGCCGAGACCTCCCTCGACCTGGGCGGACGCACCGTCAGGTCATGGGCGTACGGCGACGCGCTGCCCGGCAAGGAGGTCCGGGTCACCAAGGGCGACATCCTCGCCCTCACGGTCGCCAACCACCTGCCGGTGGAGACGACGCTGCACTCGCACGGGGTCCGGATGCGGTGCGACATGGACGGCGTGCCGGGACTGACCCAGAACTCCATCAAGCCCGGCGCGGACTTCACCTACCGCTTCGCCATGGCGCACGCGGGCACCTACTGGCTGCACTCGCACTCCGGCATGCAACTCGACCGGGGCCTGTACGCGCCCCTGATCGTCGAGGACCCCAGGGAACCCCTGTCCTACGACCAGGAGTGGGTCGTCGTCCTGGACGACTGGGTGGACGGCGTGGGCGGCTCCACCCCGGAGGGAGTGCTCTCCCAGCTGCGCGGCGGCAGGGGCGCGCCGATGGACATGGGGGAGGGCGGCGCGCACAGCGGGTCCGGCCACGACGCGGCGGGCGGCGCGCAGTCGTCGGGCCATGACCACTCCACCGGCCCCTCGCGCATCCTGCGGGGCTCGCACAGTCGCATCCTGCGCAGCGAGGGCGGCAACGTCGACTACCCGTACTACCTGGTCAACGGCCGTATCCCGCAGGCTCCCTCGGTCTTCCGGGCCCGCCCGGGGGACCGCATCCGGCTGCGGATCATCAACGCCGGGGGCGACACGGCCTTCCGGGTGGCGCTGGGCGGCCACCGGATGACGGTGACCCACACGGACGGCTACCCGGTCGAGCACAAGACGACGGACGCGCTGCTGATCGGCATGGCCGAACGCTACGACGTGCTGATCACCGCCAAGGACGGGATGTTCCCGCTGGTCGCGCTGGCCGAGGGCAAGAACGCCCGGGCCCTGGCGGTCCTGCGCACCTCCAGCGGGACCCTGCCCCAGCCCGCCGTGCACCCGCGCGAGCTCGACGGCGAGGTGGTCCCGGCCCGACGGCTGCGGCCGCACGAGTCCGTGGCGCTCAACGACTCCGGTCCGGACCGCCGGCTGCGCGTCAAGCTGACCGGCAGCATGAGGAGGTTCGACTGGGCCTTCGACCACGAGCCGTACTCCCTGGAACGCCGTCATCCGATCCGCGAGGGCGAACGGATCCGCCTGTCCCTCATCAACGCCACCAACATGTGGCACCCCCTGCATCTGCACGGCCACACGTTCGCCCTCACCGGCCTCGGCGCGGTCGGAGCACGCAAGGACACCGCCGTGGTCCTGCCGCACCGCAAGATCGTCGTCGACTTCTACGCCGACAACCCGGGACTGTGGATGCTCCACTGCCACAACCAGTACCACTCCGAGTCCGGCATGATGACCCTCCTCGGCTATCGCAGGTGA
- a CDS encoding NlpC/P60 family protein has protein sequence MSGRILRLVCTVAVATGALLAPVPAVAAPDPGPSASAGAGAGGPEVRSTARLLTNLQQRYREAERATETYNATVEKLGRQRTEVARLDARLVGARLSLHDSRGAAGRLARQQYQSSSGISSYLRLLLTRDPQRALDEGQVIRRLSRERVKAMDRLAGSERHTEGLARRARKALDGQLTLAARQKKERDAVRERLKDVEKLLASLTAGQLAELDALEKRGTEAAQRKLVTSGALSSVRAPSPEGREAVEYAVKQLGKPYRWGATGPGAYDCSGLTSQAWDHAGQPIPRTSQEQWARLPRIPLTELRPGDLVVYFPEATHVAMYMGDGLVVQAPRPGTKIKISPIAANPVLGAVRPDPAGKPDGQYAPPAPPSRADDGLDGSTR, from the coding sequence GTGTCAGGACGCATCCTGCGCCTGGTCTGTACGGTCGCGGTGGCGACCGGGGCGCTGCTCGCGCCCGTACCCGCCGTGGCCGCCCCGGACCCCGGGCCCTCGGCGTCCGCGGGGGCCGGCGCGGGCGGTCCCGAAGTGCGGTCCACGGCGCGGTTGCTGACGAACCTCCAGCAGCGCTACCGGGAGGCCGAGCGCGCCACCGAGACGTACAACGCGACCGTGGAGAAGCTCGGGAGACAGCGGACCGAGGTCGCCCGGCTCGACGCGAGACTCGTCGGCGCCCGCCTCTCCCTGCACGACAGCCGCGGCGCGGCGGGGCGGCTGGCCCGGCAGCAGTACCAGAGCAGCAGCGGGATCTCCTCGTACCTACGGCTGCTGCTCACCCGCGATCCGCAGCGCGCGCTGGACGAGGGACAGGTGATCAGGCGGCTGTCCCGGGAGCGGGTCAAGGCCATGGACCGGCTGGCCGGGAGCGAGCGGCACACCGAGGGGCTGGCACGGCGGGCGCGCAAGGCCCTGGACGGTCAGCTCACCCTCGCCGCACGGCAGAAGAAGGAGCGCGACGCGGTCCGCGAGCGGCTGAAGGACGTCGAGAAACTGCTCGCCTCGCTCACCGCGGGGCAGCTCGCCGAACTCGACGCGCTGGAGAAGCGGGGGACGGAGGCGGCCCAGCGGAAACTGGTGACGTCCGGGGCGCTGAGCAGCGTACGGGCCCCCTCGCCGGAGGGCCGGGAGGCGGTGGAGTACGCCGTGAAGCAGCTCGGGAAGCCGTACCGATGGGGTGCCACGGGACCCGGGGCGTACGACTGTTCGGGGCTCACCTCACAGGCCTGGGACCACGCCGGGCAGCCCATTCCGCGCACCAGCCAGGAGCAGTGGGCGCGGCTGCCCCGGATCCCGCTGACCGAGCTGCGCCCCGGTGACCTGGTCGTCTACTTCCCCGAGGCCACACATGTCGCCATGTACATGGGGGACGGCTTGGTGGTGCAGGCGCCGCGGCCCGGGACGAAGATCAAGATCTCACCGATCGCCGCCAACCCGGTCCTGGGCGCCGTACGGCCGGACCCCGCCGGGAAGCCCGACGGGCAGTACGCACCGCCGGCGCCGCCATCGAGGGCGGACGACGGGCTGGACGGGAGCACCCGGTAG
- a CDS encoding TetR/AcrR family transcriptional regulator translates to MTSAAPTPAYRRLSVEERRSQLLEAALTLFAHRAPEEVSLDDVAEAAGVSRPLVYRYFPGGKQQLYEAALRSAAEELEHCFAEPPQGSLSERLSRALDRYLAFVDQHDAGFSALLQGGSVVETSRTTAIVDGVRRAAADHIVDHLAVRDPGPRLRMTVRMWITAVEGASLSWLDGGKEPPLDELRDWLVEQFVAMLVASAGRDPQTADVVRAALALEAPEGAVGVLARRVVPLLDGAARLL, encoded by the coding sequence ATGACCTCCGCGGCCCCCACCCCCGCATACCGCCGGCTGAGCGTCGAGGAGCGGCGTTCGCAGCTCCTCGAGGCGGCGCTGACCCTCTTCGCGCACCGGGCCCCCGAGGAGGTCTCGCTGGACGACGTGGCGGAGGCCGCGGGGGTGTCGCGGCCCCTCGTGTACCGGTACTTCCCGGGCGGCAAGCAGCAGCTGTACGAGGCCGCGCTGCGCTCCGCCGCGGAGGAGCTGGAGCACTGCTTCGCGGAGCCGCCGCAGGGGTCGCTGAGCGAACGGCTGTCGCGGGCCCTTGACCGCTATCTCGCCTTCGTCGACCAGCACGACGCGGGCTTCAGCGCGCTGCTGCAGGGCGGCAGCGTCGTCGAGACGTCCAGGACGACCGCCATAGTGGACGGGGTGCGGCGGGCCGCCGCCGACCACATCGTCGACCATCTCGCCGTGCGGGATCCGGGGCCCCGGCTGCGGATGACCGTACGGATGTGGATCACCGCCGTCGAGGGCGCGTCGCTCAGCTGGCTCGACGGGGGCAAGGAACCGCCGCTGGACGAGCTGCGGGACTGGCTGGTGGAGCAGTTCGTGGCGATGCTGGTGGCGAGCGCGGGACGCGATCCGCAGACCGCCGACGTCGTGCGTGCGGCGCTCGCCCTGGAGGCGCCGGAGGGTGCGGTGGGGGTGCTGGCCCGGCGGGTCGTCCCGCTGCTCGACGGCGCGGCGCGACTCCTGTGA
- a CDS encoding diiron oxygenase: protein MTTVTEDGLDELAGLRDALGLLKDREQVAERLLASSAKHSFDPDKELDWDAPFEEGKWFWPPELVSLYDTPLWKRMGEEQRILLSQHEAAALASLGIWFEIILMQLLVRHIYDKAATSAHVRYALTEIEDECRHSKMFARLISRGGTPHYPVSRAHLNLGRLFKTISTTPGSFTATLLGEEILDWMQRLTFPDERVQTLVRGVTRIHVVEEARHVRYAREELRRQMVTAPRWSQEFTRVTSGEFARVFSVAFVNPEVYTNVGLDRREAVAQVRASGHRREVMQTGAKRLTDFLDDIGVLRGVGRRLWKASGLLA, encoded by the coding sequence ATGACGACGGTGACGGAAGACGGACTCGACGAGCTCGCCGGGCTCCGCGACGCGCTCGGCTTGCTCAAGGACCGTGAACAAGTGGCCGAACGGCTGCTCGCCTCTTCCGCCAAGCACTCCTTCGACCCGGACAAGGAGCTGGACTGGGACGCGCCCTTCGAGGAGGGCAAGTGGTTCTGGCCGCCCGAGCTGGTCTCGCTCTACGACACCCCGCTGTGGAAGCGGATGGGCGAGGAGCAGCGCATCCTGCTCTCGCAGCACGAGGCGGCGGCGCTCGCCTCCCTCGGGATCTGGTTCGAGATCATCCTGATGCAGCTGCTGGTGCGTCACATCTACGACAAGGCGGCCACGAGCGCGCACGTGCGGTACGCGCTCACCGAGATCGAGGACGAGTGCCGGCACTCGAAGATGTTCGCCCGGCTGATCTCGCGCGGCGGCACACCGCACTACCCGGTCAGCCGCGCCCATCTGAATCTCGGGCGGCTCTTCAAGACCATCTCGACCACCCCCGGCTCCTTCACCGCGACACTGCTCGGCGAGGAGATCCTGGACTGGATGCAGCGGCTGACCTTCCCCGACGAGCGGGTGCAGACCCTGGTGCGCGGCGTCACCCGCATCCACGTGGTCGAGGAGGCCCGGCACGTGCGGTACGCGCGGGAGGAGCTGCGGCGCCAGATGGTGACCGCGCCACGCTGGTCCCAGGAGTTCACCCGCGTCACCTCCGGCGAGTTCGCCCGTGTCTTCTCCGTCGCCTTCGTCAATCCCGAGGTCTACACGAACGTCGGTCTGGACCGGCGCGAGGCCGTGGCGCAGGTGCGGGCGAGCGGACACCGGCGCGAGGTGATGCAGACCGGGGCGAAACGCCTGACCGACTTCCTGGACGACATCGGCGTACTGCGGGGCGTCGGACGGCGGCTGTGGAAGGCCTCTGGGCTGCTGGCCTGA
- a CDS encoding ferritin-like domain-containing protein: MPTHELYAKDPGDPLWQIPASGAARFSWEYDDGRARLLALYQKGKDKQWDGQRRIDWDIEVDPYDPLGTPDEAMTLYGTPHWAKMTDRDMGELRRHYTAWQFSQFLHGEQGAMVCAARIVESVPDLDAKLYSATQTMDEARHAEIYGRFLHEKIGMLYPVNDHLRSLLGDTLRDSRWDMPYLGMQVLIEGLALAAFGMIRDTTDKPLPKQILAYVMQDEARHVAFGRMALRDYYRQLSDAELREREEFVIEGCHLMRDRLRGVEVLENFGVPRAEAEVYSEQSEFLHLFRRLLFSRIVPCVKDIGLWGERLQQAYVDMGVLEMGDSSLDLLMAQDEEIAERLDAGRFAAEERARVAEVEEMIEEGADS; encoded by the coding sequence ATGCCGACGCACGAGCTGTACGCCAAGGACCCGGGAGACCCCCTCTGGCAGATACCGGCCTCGGGGGCAGCACGCTTCAGCTGGGAGTACGACGACGGTCGCGCCCGGCTTCTCGCCCTGTACCAGAAGGGCAAGGACAAACAGTGGGACGGACAGCGGCGGATCGACTGGGACATCGAGGTCGATCCGTACGATCCGCTCGGCACCCCCGACGAGGCGATGACCCTGTACGGGACACCGCACTGGGCGAAGATGACCGACCGGGACATGGGTGAACTGCGCCGGCACTACACCGCCTGGCAGTTCAGCCAGTTCCTGCACGGCGAGCAGGGCGCGATGGTGTGCGCGGCGCGCATCGTGGAGTCCGTCCCCGATCTCGACGCGAAGCTCTACTCGGCCACCCAGACCATGGACGAGGCCCGGCACGCGGAGATCTACGGCCGCTTCCTGCACGAGAAGATCGGAATGCTCTACCCGGTCAACGACCACCTGCGGTCCCTGCTCGGCGACACCCTCCGCGACTCCCGCTGGGACATGCCCTACCTCGGGATGCAGGTCCTGATCGAGGGCCTGGCGCTGGCGGCCTTCGGCATGATCCGCGACACCACGGACAAGCCCCTCCCCAAGCAGATCCTCGCGTACGTGATGCAGGACGAGGCCCGCCATGTCGCCTTCGGCCGCATGGCGCTGCGCGACTACTACCGGCAGCTCTCCGACGCTGAACTGCGCGAACGCGAGGAGTTCGTCATCGAGGGCTGCCACCTGATGCGGGACCGGCTGCGCGGCGTCGAGGTGCTCGAGAACTTCGGCGTCCCCAGGGCCGAGGCCGAGGTGTACAGCGAGCAGTCCGAATTCCTGCACCTCTTCCGCCGGCTGCTCTTCAGCCGCATCGTCCCCTGCGTCAAGGACATCGGCCTGTGGGGCGAGCGCCTCCAGCAGGCGTACGTCGACATGGGCGTCCTCGAGATGGGCGACTCCAGCCTCGACCTGCTGATGGCCCAGGACGAGGAGATCGCGGAGCGGCTGGACGCGGGGCGGTTCGCGGCGGAGGAGCGGGCGCGCGTGGCCGAGGTCGAGGAGATGATCGAGGAGGGCGCGGACTCCTGA
- a CDS encoding TIGR03943 family protein — MNRQAQAVIMFLVGAAVLHAGFTDLYLRYVKAGLRPLLLAAGVVLILAALATVWYDRRASKDGHRHAEGAGEGEGQEAGSGDGHGHAHREPRVSWLLVLPLFALILVAPPALGSYSALHTGTALQAPLAYPRLPAADPLPLSVVDYAGRAAYGHGRTLGNRRVEVTGFVALGHDGTPYLVRMALNCCAADAQPVKIGLTGHIPPVLEPDAWLRVTGTYTGKRAKDPVNDGVIPFLDVTEARPVPTPRDPYDESWNN, encoded by the coding sequence GTGAACCGGCAGGCCCAGGCGGTGATCATGTTCCTGGTCGGGGCGGCGGTGCTGCACGCCGGCTTCACCGACCTCTATCTGCGCTATGTCAAGGCCGGGCTGCGGCCCCTGCTCCTCGCGGCCGGTGTGGTCCTGATCCTCGCGGCGCTGGCGACGGTCTGGTACGACCGGCGCGCGTCGAAGGACGGACACCGGCACGCGGAGGGCGCGGGGGAAGGCGAGGGGCAAGAGGCCGGGAGCGGGGACGGCCACGGACACGCGCACCGGGAACCCCGTGTCTCCTGGCTCCTCGTCCTGCCCCTGTTCGCCCTCATCCTGGTCGCCCCGCCCGCGCTCGGTTCCTACAGCGCCCTGCACACCGGTACGGCCCTGCAGGCGCCCCTCGCCTATCCGCGCCTGCCGGCCGCCGACCCGCTCCCGCTCAGCGTCGTCGACTACGCGGGGCGCGCCGCGTACGGTCACGGCCGCACCCTGGGGAACCGGCGGGTGGAGGTCACCGGTTTCGTCGCCCTCGGCCACGACGGCACCCCGTACCTGGTCCGGATGGCGCTCAACTGCTGTGCCGCCGACGCCCAGCCGGTCAAGATCGGTCTGACCGGGCACATCCCGCCCGTCCTGGAGCCCGACGCCTGGCTGCGGGTCACCGGCACCTACACCGGCAAGCGGGCCAAGGACCCGGTCAACGACGGGGTCATCCCCTTCCTCGACGTCACCGAGGCCAGGCCGGTCCCGACCCCGCGCGACCCGTACGACGAGAGCTGGAACAACTGA
- a CDS encoding permease gives MSITRAAPPGPGHRDPDEPRVEDAGGPGVKDAGGPPAEAKERRAGANEPRAEAEEPPAGTKERQADDSQGWQFSSPLVLVMLLVVLVLAQGPVRGALSAPVMQSWMTVFVAVVLQALPFLVLGVLLSAAIAVFVPPAFFARALPKRPALAVPVAGMAGAVLPGCECASVPVAGALVRRGVTPAAALAFLLSAPAINPIVLTATAVAFPRDPEMVVARFVASLLVACSMGWLWQRLGRADWLRPPARPSHEGLGKGAAFWGSVRHDVMHAGGFLVIGAMAAATLKAVVPASWLHAAADNPVVAILALAVLAVLLSICSEADAFVVSSLTQFSLTARLAFLVVGPMIDLKLFAMQAGTFGRGFALRFAPATFALAILGSVLVGTVLL, from the coding sequence GTGAGCATCACCAGAGCGGCCCCGCCGGGGCCCGGCCACCGCGACCCGGACGAACCGCGGGTCGAGGACGCGGGCGGACCGGGGGTCAAGGACGCGGGCGGACCGCCGGCCGAGGCGAAGGAACGGCGAGCCGGGGCGAACGAACCGCGGGCCGAAGCGGAAGAGCCGCCGGCCGGGACGAAGGAACGGCAGGCCGACGATTCGCAGGGCTGGCAGTTCAGCTCGCCGCTCGTGCTGGTGATGCTGCTGGTCGTGCTGGTGCTGGCGCAGGGCCCGGTCCGCGGCGCCCTGTCCGCGCCCGTGATGCAGAGCTGGATGACCGTGTTCGTCGCGGTGGTCCTCCAGGCGCTGCCCTTCCTCGTCCTCGGCGTGCTGCTGTCGGCGGCCATCGCGGTGTTCGTCCCGCCCGCGTTCTTCGCCCGCGCGCTGCCGAAGCGGCCCGCGCTGGCCGTGCCGGTGGCCGGGATGGCCGGGGCGGTGCTGCCGGGCTGCGAGTGCGCGTCCGTGCCGGTGGCCGGCGCGCTGGTGCGCCGGGGGGTGACACCGGCGGCGGCGCTGGCGTTCCTGCTGTCGGCCCCGGCGATCAACCCGATCGTGCTGACCGCCACCGCCGTCGCGTTCCCCCGCGACCCCGAGATGGTCGTGGCCCGCTTCGTGGCGAGTCTGCTCGTGGCGTGCTCGATGGGGTGGCTGTGGCAGCGGCTGGGCCGTGCCGACTGGCTGCGGCCGCCGGCCCGCCCCTCGCACGAGGGTCTCGGCAAGGGGGCCGCGTTCTGGGGGTCCGTACGGCACGACGTGATGCACGCCGGCGGCTTCCTCGTCATCGGGGCCATGGCGGCGGCCACGCTCAAGGCCGTCGTGCCGGCGAGCTGGCTGCACGCCGCGGCCGACAACCCGGTGGTGGCGATCCTCGCCCTGGCCGTCCTGGCGGTGCTGTTGTCCATCTGCTCCGAGGCCGACGCGTTCGTAGTCTCGTCCCTGACCCAGTTCTCGCTGACCGCGCGGCTGGCCTTCCTCGTGGTGGGACCGATGATCGATCTGAAGCTCTTCGCCATGCAGGCGGGCACGTTCGGCCGCGGGTTCGCCCTGCGGTTCGCGCCCGCCACCTTCGCGCTGGCCATCCTCGGATCGGTGCTCGTCGGGACGGTGCTCCTGTGA